In Serratia liquefaciens ATCC 27592, the genomic stretch TCGCAAAAACCAATCCGCGACCTTAATTTTCCATTTTTTCGACATGTCAGTTCACTTTAAGTTGATAATACTCGGCCAGCGTCATGCCAACCGTACGCTGCTGCAGCCAGGCGAACAGCTGCTCTAAATCACGGTACAACACTTCAATATCCTGTTCGGTCTTAAAGGTTGGGCTGCCACCCGGCATAAACTCGGAAGAGTGGAGCATAAATTCCACGTAATCATGCCCCTGCGCCAAACAGCGCTCAGCTACCCGCTTCATTTTTTCCAGGTTTCCGCCGCTTGGGCGCAGCCAGTTGACCGACGGCGAACGTTGTTTGCCACGCAGCCGATCGTAACCCTGCTTCAGCGTATTCATCAGCGCAGAATGCTTATATTGAATGCTCATCGGCACTTCCAGCAGCGAGGACGCGCCCGCTTTGGCGATATTTTCCGGATCGATAAAATAAGCCTGCGATGGGAAATGGCGATAGTCCGTGCCGCCGTTACCCTGCGGGTTGCCCGGTGAGTACTGCCAGTTAACGCGCGGCGTAACCGAGCAATCCACCTGATAACCATACTCCAGCAGCAAGGCGGCATAGTATTCGTTAAACGCCCAACGCCCGGCGCGATGGCTGAGCATTTTTGTCTGGAAGCTGTCTTCCAACAGTTTGGTCATGTGATCGACCTTGGCGCGGATTTGCTCGGCCGGGTATTCGATCAGATAGGGTTTGTGTCGCCAGTCATCTTCGGTCAACGGCGTCAGCGGCGGGCTGTTCCAGGCATGCAGATGCATTCCCACTTCGCCGGTACCGCGAGCAATCACATCGCGAGCGAACTCGACATATTCTGCATCCATCGCCATTTCATAGTTGGTGAGGTACACCGGCTTAAAGCCATATTTCTCACACAGCGCCTGAAAGCGCGGCAAAAAGCGCGTGTTATCGGTCGAAATGCGATCGTGGTTTTGCCACAGATTGTCGCCTTCGGTATCAATGGTGATGAGAAATGCCGGTTTGGTCATAAATATCGGGCCTGATATCAACAGAATGCATTATGTTACGCAGGGCGTTTCGCCAGGGCAAACGACTTTAGTGCCTGGTTTTGACAACGTTGAAGACATTTTGTCACTTCCCAAGGCGATTTTTTCTCTTCACGGCAAGAAAACCGTGCAACAGTAGCCACATGCGATCGGGTCATTTAGAATCAAAGATTGGTTTCCCTGAAAGCGACTCATGATGAACGACGCGCCAGCCCTTGCTCCTGATACCTCGATACAGCGTATTTTGATCGTTAAACTTCGCCACCACGGCGACATGTTGCTGATCACGCCGGTCATCAATACCCTGCAGCAAAACTACCCGCAGGCGCAGATCGACGTACTGCTGTATAAAGAAACCCAGGAAATGCTGGTCAGCCATCCGGCCTTGTCGAACGTCTTCGTGATCGATCGTCAATGGAAAAAACAGGGTACGAAAGCGCACCTGAGTCATGAACTGAATCTGATCCGACAGCTTAAGGCCCGGCATTACGATCTGGTGGTCAACCTGGCCGATCAGTGGCGCAGCGCTATTCTCGCCCGGCTGACCGGTGCACGTATCCGGCTGGGGTTCGATTTCCCCAAGCGTCAGGGCTTCTTATGGCGGCACTGCCACACGCATTTGGTACCGGTCAGCGATCATGCCCGGTTGCACACCGTTGAACAAAACCTGTCGCTGTTACAGCCGCTTGGCCTGCCAGGCGTCAGTCAGCAGGTCACCATGAGCTATCCATCGCAGGACTGGCAAGCCTGCGAGCAACTGTTGCAGCAACAGGGCATTACCGGCGATTACATTGTGGTGCAACCCACTTCCCGCTGGTTCTTCAAATGCTGGAGCGGAGAAAAAATGGCCGCCACCATCAGCGCGTTGCAGGCCGACGGTCACTCATTGGTGATCACCTCTGGCCCGGATCCAAAAGAACGCGAAATGGTGGCGCGCATTCTGGCGCTCTGTCCGCCACAGGGCGTAGTGTCCCTGGCTGGGCAACTGACGCTGCGGCAACTGGCCGCCCTGATCGACCACGCAAAACTGTTTATCGGCGTAGATTCGGTGCCTATGCACATGGCCGCCGCGCTGCAGACCCCTTGCGTCGCGCTGTTTGGCCCTTCCAAGCTGGTGTTCTGGCGTCCATGGCAGGTCATTGGCCATGTGATATGGGCCGGTGATTATGGCACCTTGCCCGATCCAGACGCCATTGATACCGGCACCGATGAACGTTATCTGGACCTTATTCCTACAGACGCGGTGATTGCAGCCGCGCGGAGCACGCTGGCATGAAAGCATTTCGTTTGGCGATCGTTCGCCAAAAATACCGCCCGGACGGTGGAGCTGAGCGTTTCGTCTCACGCGCCCTGGAGGCGCTGGAACAGCAGGACCTGGATCTTAACGTCATCACCCGCGAATGGCAGGGTGATGCCAACCCGAACTGGCACATTCACCTGTGCAATCCGCTGAAATTTGGCCGCATCAGCCGTGAACGCGGCTTTGCCGATGCGGCCAGAGCCCTGTGGCAAAAGGAACGCTTCGATTTGGTGCAAAGCCATGAGCGCATTCCGGGCTGCGATATTTATCGCGCCGGCGATGGCGTACATCGCCGCTGGTTATTGCAGCGGGCGCGCCTGCTGCCGGAATGGCGCCGCAAGTGGCTGTTCTCCAACCGCTACCACCGCTACGTTATGTGTGCGGAACGGGCGATGTACGCCGCTCCGGAGCTGAAAGCGGTCATCTGCAACGCCGAAATGATTAAACAGGAAATCATCGATGATTTCGGCGTTCCCGCCGATAAAATTACGGTGATCTACAACGCCATTGATAATCAAAAATTTCTGCCCGCCAATGCCGAACAGCGACAGCAGCTACGTCAGCAATACCAGATCCCGCAACAGGCGCACTGCCTGATTTTTGTCGGCTCAGGTTTTGAACGCAAGGGGCTGGCCGCCGCCATTCGCGCCGTCGCGGCCACTGACAGCTATCTGCTGGTAGTAGG encodes the following:
- a CDS encoding polysaccharide deacetylase family protein; its protein translation is MTKPAFLITIDTEGDNLWQNHDRISTDNTRFLPRFQALCEKYGFKPVYLTNYEMAMDAEYVEFARDVIARGTGEVGMHLHAWNSPPLTPLTEDDWRHKPYLIEYPAEQIRAKVDHMTKLLEDSFQTKMLSHRAGRWAFNEYYAALLLEYGYQVDCSVTPRVNWQYSPGNPQGNGGTDYRHFPSQAYFIDPENIAKAGASSLLEVPMSIQYKHSALMNTLKQGYDRLRGKQRSPSVNWLRPSGGNLEKMKRVAERCLAQGHDYVEFMLHSSEFMPGGSPTFKTEQDIEVLYRDLEQLFAWLQQRTVGMTLAEYYQLKVN
- a CDS encoding glycosyltransferase family 4 protein; the protein is MKAFRLAIVRQKYRPDGGAERFVSRALEALEQQDLDLNVITREWQGDANPNWHIHLCNPLKFGRISRERGFADAARALWQKERFDLVQSHERIPGCDIYRAGDGVHRRWLLQRARLLPEWRRKWLFSNRYHRYVMCAERAMYAAPELKAVICNAEMIKQEIIDDFGVPADKITVIYNAIDNQKFLPANAEQRQQLRQQYQIPQQAHCLIFVGSGFERKGLAAAIRAVAATDSYLLVVGKDKAEKRYQALAQSLGCSERVRFMGVQKQTLPFYQAADALLLPTLYDPFPNVILEAMSCGLPVISSTTCGGAEFITQGQNGFVTDALDVPALIEAISALPRQAQGSTMGEAARLRIMSATPAHLSEQLISLYNRLLD
- the rfaQ gene encoding putative lipopolysaccharide heptosyltransferase III — translated: MMNDAPALAPDTSIQRILIVKLRHHGDMLLITPVINTLQQNYPQAQIDVLLYKETQEMLVSHPALSNVFVIDRQWKKQGTKAHLSHELNLIRQLKARHYDLVVNLADQWRSAILARLTGARIRLGFDFPKRQGFLWRHCHTHLVPVSDHARLHTVEQNLSLLQPLGLPGVSQQVTMSYPSQDWQACEQLLQQQGITGDYIVVQPTSRWFFKCWSGEKMAATISALQADGHSLVITSGPDPKEREMVARILALCPPQGVVSLAGQLTLRQLAALIDHAKLFIGVDSVPMHMAAALQTPCVALFGPSKLVFWRPWQVIGHVIWAGDYGTLPDPDAIDTGTDERYLDLIPTDAVIAAARSTLA